The Atribacterota bacterium genomic sequence TCGGCTTCTTGCATTCCAAAAAGGGGCACTGTATTCCAGCCAAGTTGTCTGGCAGCCTCTGCAGGAAACGCGGCATCTAAATCTGAAGTCATACTAAAAAATATACAAATAATATCCTCAGTATTAAAATTATTGGTCTCTTGCATAGCAAGTAGTAATTCTTTGGTATCTTTCAATATTGATTCCCGACTATTCTCAATGACTGTTGTTGCTCCTCTTATTGCTCTTACTGACACTTTTTCCCTCCTTTTTCATTTAAAACTTTTTCTATTCTTTCCTGTTTTTTCCTAAAAATTATTACAATCAACAACAAAAAAAAGGACTATAGGTAATAAAAAACCTATAGTCCTTTATATGCTTTTTTGTTACATATAAAGATACCATAGGCATCTTCGATGT encodes the following:
- the aroH gene encoding chorismate mutase, which encodes MSVRAIRGATTVIENSRESILKDTKELLLAMQETNNFNTEDIICIFFSMTSDLDAAFPAEAARQLGWNTVPLFGMQEADVRNSLEKCIRILLQLNSNKVQADFQHCYLKKAKSLRKDLNYKEERKDKKWC